A window from Flavobacterium gyeonganense encodes these proteins:
- a CDS encoding glycoside hydrolase family 3 C-terminal domain-containing protein, translating into MFKNVKVIVVLLLLNSFGSNAQNKIPIYLDDKKPINDRVEDALSRMTTDEKIAMIHAQSKFSSPGVPRLGIPENWMTDGPHGIRTEVKWDEWDQAGWTNDSCIAFPALTALSATWNKELASLYGKSLGEEARYRNKNVLLGPGVNIYRTPLNGRNFEYMGEDPFLTSKMVVPYIKGVQSIGVAACVKHFALNNQETNRNSVNVIVDDRALYEIYLPAFKAAVQEGDAWAIMGSYNKYKGQQCCHNEFLLNDILRGEWGFKGVVVSDWGGVHDTKQAIHNGLDMEFGSWTNGLSWGTSNAYDNYYLAKPYSEMIKKGEVGTKELDEKVRRILRLSFLTNMNKNRPFGSFGTEEHAKAGLKIAEEGIVLLQNNNNILPINLSKTKKIAVIGENAIKMMTVGGGSSSLKASYEITPLEGLKKRIGNQAEIVYARGYVGDPTSNYNGVVAKVSLEDKRSSAELTAEALKVAKDADIVLFIGGLNKSDNQDAEGADRKDLGLPYNQDELISELVKVNKNIVYVNISGNAVAMPWVKEVPGIVQGWFLGTEAGTALANVLVGDVNPSGKLTFTFPVKLSDNGAHALGEFPGGDEVKYNESIFVGYRWADKQKAKPLFSFGHGLSYTTFAYGKVTADKKQISANDQITFSVKVKNTGSREGSEIVQLYISDLKSSLPRPIKELKGFEKISLKAGEEKTVTFTIDKTALSFFDNKKHEWISEPGAFEVIVGASSTDIKSKVNFSLQ; encoded by the coding sequence ATGTTTAAAAACGTTAAAGTAATAGTTGTTTTACTGTTACTGAATTCATTTGGAAGTAATGCGCAAAATAAAATTCCAATTTATCTGGATGATAAAAAGCCAATTAATGATCGTGTAGAAGATGCGCTTTCGCGAATGACTACTGATGAAAAAATTGCAATGATTCATGCGCAGTCTAAATTTAGTTCACCAGGTGTGCCGCGTTTAGGAATCCCTGAAAACTGGATGACCGATGGCCCACACGGAATTCGTACTGAGGTAAAATGGGATGAGTGGGACCAGGCAGGCTGGACCAATGATTCCTGTATTGCTTTCCCTGCGTTGACGGCTTTATCTGCAACATGGAACAAAGAATTAGCCTCATTATATGGTAAATCATTGGGAGAAGAAGCACGCTATCGCAATAAAAATGTACTCTTAGGACCTGGTGTAAATATTTACAGAACTCCCTTGAACGGCCGTAACTTCGAATATATGGGAGAAGATCCTTTTCTGACTTCAAAAATGGTGGTTCCTTACATTAAAGGGGTTCAGTCAATTGGAGTTGCTGCCTGTGTAAAACATTTTGCCCTTAACAATCAGGAAACCAATCGTAACTCGGTAAACGTGATTGTAGATGATCGTGCCTTGTACGAAATCTATTTGCCGGCTTTTAAAGCAGCTGTTCAGGAAGGTGATGCTTGGGCCATTATGGGGTCTTACAATAAATACAAAGGGCAGCAGTGTTGTCATAATGAGTTTTTATTAAACGACATTCTTCGTGGAGAATGGGGGTTCAAGGGAGTTGTTGTTTCAGACTGGGGAGGAGTTCACGATACAAAACAAGCTATTCATAATGGCTTGGATATGGAGTTCGGCTCCTGGACGAACGGACTTTCATGGGGAACCAGTAATGCGTATGATAATTATTATCTGGCAAAACCCTACTCAGAAATGATTAAAAAAGGGGAAGTAGGAACTAAAGAATTAGACGAAAAAGTGCGCCGTATTTTACGATTGTCTTTCCTTACGAATATGAATAAAAATCGTCCTTTTGGCTCATTTGGAACAGAAGAGCATGCAAAAGCAGGTTTGAAAATAGCAGAAGAAGGAATTGTTTTGCTTCAGAATAACAACAATATTTTGCCAATCAATCTTTCTAAAACGAAGAAAATCGCTGTTATTGGTGAGAATGCCATCAAAATGATGACAGTTGGAGGAGGAAGTTCATCATTAAAAGCAAGTTATGAAATCACTCCGCTGGAAGGTCTGAAGAAAAGAATTGGAAATCAGGCCGAGATTGTTTACGCACGCGGATATGTTGGAGATCCGACGAGTAACTATAACGGAGTTGTTGCAAAAGTTAGTTTAGAAGACAAACGTTCATCTGCTGAATTGACTGCCGAAGCTTTGAAGGTAGCCAAAGATGCTGATATAGTTCTTTTCATAGGTGGATTAAACAAAAGTGATAACCAGGATGCCGAAGGAGCAGACCGTAAAGATTTAGGACTTCCATACAATCAGGATGAATTAATCAGTGAGTTAGTTAAGGTAAATAAAAATATTGTTTACGTAAATATTTCAGGAAATGCTGTAGCAATGCCGTGGGTAAAAGAAGTTCCGGGAATTGTACAGGGATGGTTTTTAGGAACAGAAGCGGGAACTGCTTTGGCAAATGTTTTGGTAGGTGATGTTAATCCGTCAGGAAAATTGACTTTTACTTTTCCTGTAAAATTATCTGATAACGGAGCACATGCGTTAGGAGAATTTCCTGGTGGTGATGAGGTTAAATATAATGAAAGTATTTTTGTAGGCTATCGTTGGGCAGACAAACAAAAAGCAAAACCATTATTTTCTTTTGGCCACGGATTGAGTTATACGACTTTTGCATATGGAAAAGTGACTGCTGATAAAAAACAAATTTCTGCCAATGATCAGATTACATTTTCTGTAAAAGTAAAAAATACAGGAAGCAGGGAAGGATCAGAAATTGTTCAGCTTTATATCAGTGATTTAAAATCTTCCTTGCCTCGTCCGATAAAGGAATTAAAAGGGTTTGAGAAAATTTCTCTTAAAGCGGGAGAAGAGAAAACAGTAACTTTTACAATTGATAAAACGGCTTTGAGCTTTTTTGACAATAAAAAACACGAATGGATTTCAGAACCTGGTGCTTTTGAAGTTATTGTTGGTGCATCTTCAACCGATATAAAATCTAAAGTGAATTTTTCGCTTCAATAA
- a CDS encoding DUF6377 domain-containing protein, with protein MKNYFLFILTLLLYFPGYSSEGTDTILDKLNDAVKNKQYYVRLKEEHILNFKKIKSKDLSKEQEYNYNQALYKEYQKFNSDSAIFYVKRNLKIANELHKKDLLQLAELQLANLYSSTGNYRESEAILKNINKKELEKSLLPNYYITYREFYEHYSANSRSSEFFEQIGKYRDSLLGILNPNSLDYKINKIQKKIYHKEFDAAQKELLRLLKGMKDDNPQYPMITYLLGNISQNVRQIELVKKYYALSAASDIKQAIKDNASQQELAMVFYELGDVDMAYKLTQSAIEDALYCNVQFRTLLMSQLYSIINTAYLERESQRKTELQVYLLCISLLSLFLIVAVIYVYKQMKKVSRIRGELYETSQKLAELNKDITEANNQLQERNAQLSESNHIKEEYIANFFSLCSAYINKLENYRVILNKKATAKQFDEIYKMLKSTTLVDNELEELYKNFDSIFLSLYPSFVKDFNALLIPEEQIIVKQGELLNTELRIFALIRLGITDSVKIAAFLRYSLSTIYNYRTRARNKAIVSRNDFEEMVMKIGLISQKA; from the coding sequence TTGAAAAATTATTTTCTATTTATTTTAACCTTACTTCTTTATTTTCCTGGCTATTCTTCAGAAGGGACAGATACTATTTTGGATAAGCTAAACGATGCTGTGAAAAATAAACAGTATTACGTCCGGTTAAAAGAAGAACACATTTTAAACTTCAAAAAAATAAAATCAAAGGATCTTTCTAAAGAACAAGAGTATAATTACAATCAGGCATTATATAAAGAGTATCAGAAATTCAATTCAGATTCTGCTATTTTTTATGTAAAGAGAAATCTCAAAATAGCTAATGAACTTCATAAAAAAGACCTGTTGCAACTGGCAGAGCTGCAACTGGCAAACCTGTATTCATCAACAGGAAACTACAGGGAATCAGAAGCGATTTTAAAAAATATCAATAAAAAAGAATTAGAAAAATCACTACTGCCTAATTATTATATTACGTATCGGGAATTTTATGAGCATTATAGCGCAAACAGTCGAAGTAGTGAGTTTTTTGAGCAGATTGGTAAATATCGTGATTCGCTGCTAGGTATTTTAAATCCTAATTCTTTAGATTATAAGATTAATAAAATTCAGAAGAAAATTTACCACAAGGAATTTGATGCTGCCCAAAAAGAATTACTAAGATTATTGAAAGGAATGAAGGATGATAATCCTCAATATCCCATGATCACATATCTTTTGGGCAATATTTCACAAAATGTACGTCAAATAGAATTAGTCAAAAAGTATTATGCGCTTTCTGCGGCTTCAGATATTAAACAAGCTATAAAAGATAATGCTTCACAACAGGAACTGGCTATGGTTTTTTATGAATTAGGAGATGTTGATATGGCATATAAACTCACACAATCTGCTATTGAAGACGCATTATATTGCAACGTACAATTTCGGACACTTCTGATGTCCCAGCTTTATTCTATTATCAATACGGCTTATTTGGAACGTGAATCCCAGCGAAAAACAGAACTTCAGGTTTACCTTTTGTGTATTAGTTTGTTATCGTTGTTTTTAATTGTGGCTGTAATTTATGTTTATAAGCAGATGAAAAAAGTATCCAGAATTCGTGGAGAACTTTATGAAACCAGTCAGAAATTAGCGGAATTAAACAAAGATATCACAGAGGCAAATAATCAGCTTCAGGAACGTAATGCCCAATTATCAGAATCCAATCATATTAAGGAGGAATACATTGCAAATTTCTTTAGTCTGTGTTCAGCCTACATCAATAAGCTTGAAAATTATCGTGTTATTTTAAACAAAAAGGCAACAGCCAAACAGTTTGATGAAATTTACAAAATGTTGAAATCAACTACTTTGGTTGATAATGAACTAGAAGAATTATATAAAAATTTTGACAGTATCTTTTTAAGCCTGTATCCTTCTTTCGTAAAAGACTTCAATGCTTTGCTTATTCCCGAAGAACAAATTATAGTAAAACAAGGCGAACTGCTCAATACAGAACTCCGAATTTTTGCCCTGATCAGACTCGGAATAACAGATAGCGTAAAAATTGCTGCTTTTCTTCGCTACTCTTTAAGCACTATTTATAATTATCGTACCAGAGCGAGAAATAAGGCTATTGTTTCCCGAAATGACTTCGAGGAAATGGTGATGAAAATTGGTTTAATTTCTCAAAAAGCCTAA